A part of Aegilops tauschii subsp. strangulata cultivar AL8/78 chromosome 2, Aet v6.0, whole genome shotgun sequence genomic DNA contains:
- the LOC120973518 gene encoding uncharacterized protein, whose translation MAAVKPSPPPVPAQIVVVVLALARVVLALMLALGRGRSAPLPGLRGSVGHLRGRGCQGRGEPSLGRGLRPRRVSPGAHRRGSQGQLPCPASAWRRDAVRPVPALRGCSCIWIRFRVPEGMGCGIVFHRGHGAFNQELIRGVPPRTAVLGTFASTPFILLILAGSLVQCMMSKKIGSVMVDVGIFGSSAIPCFVVIPAVVLSNWREDQMSKKNMTHIADC comes from the exons ATGGCCGCCGTGaagccctcgccgccgccggtgccGGCGCAGATCGTCGTCGTGGTGCTCGCGCTCGCGCGCGTCGTCCTCGCCCTGATGCTGGCGCTCGGCCGCGGCCGAAGCGCTCCCCTACCTGGGCTTCGCGGCTCTGTGGGTCATCTCCGCGGCCGCGGCTGCCAGGGTCGTGGGGAGCCGAGCCTGGGACGAGGGCTCCGCCCCCGCCGTGTTTCTCCAGGCGCTCACAGGCGGGGCTCTCAAGGCCAGCTTCCTTGTCCTGCAAGCGCTTGGCGCCGTGATGCTGTGCGGCCAGTTCCTGCTCTACGTGGTTGCAGCTGTATCTGGATCCGGTTCAGAGTTCCAGAAG GAATGGGATGTGGTATAGTGTTTCAT AGAGGCCATGGAGCTTTCAACCAGGAGTTGATTAGGGGCGTTCCTCCCCGCACTGCAGTCCTTGGAACGTTCGCGTCTACGCCCTTCATCCTGCTAATTTTAGCCGGTTCTCTGGTGCAATGCATGATGTCGAAAAAGATTGGTTCTGTGATGGTGGATGTGGGGATATTTGGCTCCAGTGCGATACCTTGCTTTGTGGTCATTCCAGCTGTAGTACTGAGTAACTGGAGGGAGGACCAGATGTCAAAGAAAAACATGACTCACATTGCAGACTGTTGA